The genomic interval CCAGGCGAGGCTGCCGAACACGCGCGCGTCCACGCCGTGTTCCGCGGCGAGTTCGTCGAGATCGTAGAGGGCCGGCCACCAGGCGCGCGGCGCCAGGCGGCTGACCGAACTCAGCGTCGGCGGCGGCGCGGTCGAGACGATATGCTCGGGCGGCACGACGAAGGACAGCCGCCGCTTGCCGGCGGAAGGCGGCAATGGCAGGCCCAGGGGAACGCCGGGACGCTCGCCGGGCGCGGCGCGCCGCCCGATCAACGGCCAGCCCTTGTCGACCCACTGCGCCACGAGCGGTTCGGCGGCCAGATCCTTCCGGGTCGCGAGCAGCGAATGCCACGCCGCCAGGCTGACATAGATCAGCTCGTGCCGGCGCATCGGCCGGTCAATGGGTCTGAAGTGCAAGGTCATGGACGCGCTCCGCGATATCCCGTGCCTTCAACCGGCCGCCGCGCTGCTTGCCGAGCTCGCCCCGCCGGTCGCGGGCATCGGGCATGTCGGCGAGAAGCGCCTCCAGCTGGTCGACCAGCGGAACGGCTGGCTCCCAGGTCAGATGCACCGCCCCGGTCTGTGCGAGATTTTGCAGGCCCGGCGCGAACACCGGCGTGGACTTGGCCTTCGCCTCGAGGACCTCCATCGACAGCTTCGTCACCTTGGACATCGACGGCAGGTCCATCACGGCCGGAGTGGCGCCCGGCAATCCCACCAGCACGCGCGTCGCCATCGCCGTCGCCAGGAACGCGCCGGCGGCGGTGTGGCCGTAAAGCAGACCGATGGTCGGCCGCCCCTGGATGTCCGCGAAGATGAGGGATTTGGCGAGATGGGAGAGAAACTCGTTCAGCCCCAGGAGTTCATCGCGCTTGCTCATGCGCTGGCTGTCGCTGTCGACGACGACCAGGATCGGACCGCTGCCGGTCTCGAGCGAATCCAGGACGAACCGGGACAGGCGGATCGCCTCATCCACGCCCACCGCCGTCCGATTCGCGACGCCGATGACCAGGGCGCGGCCGCCGGCGCGCAACGCACCCGATCCGAACAGCACGCCGCCATCGGTCTTCACGTCATGGCCGCCGGGAAACAGCGCGGCAAGGACATCATCGAGCATCATGGCTGGTCCTTCCGCACTCTGTCGGCGATCAGGATGAATTGACCCGCGGGCATTCCCGGGATCGCGGCGGCGTCCGCGATGCCCTCCGCCGCCCAGATGTCGAGGGCATCGGCGCAGGCGCCGAACCGCTTCAGCCGGTCTTCCAGGCGCGCCTGCTCGGCACGCAGGATGTCGACACCGAAACCGCCGACCGAACCGAGCAGGTCCAAAGCGGCGGCGCGGAAAGCCAGAACGGTATCGTCGGCGAAGGCGTCGGCGCCGCCGAGCAGCCGCCGATGCTTGCCGCCCATGGTGCGCCAGACCAGCGCGCGGTCCTTGGAATCGAACTCCTCGACGCCGCGATTGGTCTCGATGACCTCCGGGCCGGACACCGCGATGCGGCCCTGCTCCGACACCGCGAGCGCCGAACAGCAGGCGGCGATCAAACCGCCGCCGCCATAGCATCCGGCGCGGCCGCCGATCAGCCCCACAACCTTGACGCCCGCAAGCCGGGCTTCGATGACGGCGCGCATGATCTCGGCGATGGCGAGCTCGCCGGCATTGGCCTCCTGCAGGCGCACGCCGCCGGTATCGAACAGGATCAGCACCGGGACGGACTTGATGTCCCGCGCGGCGCGCAGCAGGCCGGTCAGCTTGGCGCCATGCACTTCGCCGAAGGCGCCGCCCATGAAGCGGCCTTCCTGCGCCGCGACGAACACCGACGATCCGCCCAGCATGCCGCGGCCGACGACGATGCCGTCGTCGAATTCCTCGGGGAGATCGAACACTTTCAGATGCGGGCTGATCTCGCGCTGTTCCGGCCCGATGAACTCCCCGAAGCTTCCCGCATCGAGCAGCAGGTCGACGCGCCTACGCGCCGAGACCTCGTACCAGCTCGTCATTTCGTCGGACGGGGAATGGACTGCGCTCATCGGCCGTCCTCCATCAAGCGGACCGCCTGCGCCAGGCGGAGCGCGACGGTGTCCGGCCGCGCGCCGCCGTCATTGATGGAGAACCTGAGCCCGCCCGTCGGGTAGCGCTCGACGAAGTCGGCGATCACGGCGCTCCACACCTCGCCGAAGCCCTCGGCCGCGGTCTTGATCTCCACCAGGCATTCGCCATCGGGCAGCACGCGCTCCGCGAGCACCTCCAGATTGCCGGACGCCACGACGCCGATGATCGCCATCTTCCGGGCGCCGCCGGCACGCTGCCCGACCGTGTGATGAAAATTCAGATCTTCCATGGCGCCGTTCCCCTTCTCACCAGTTGCGGAATTTCGACGGCGGCGCGTAGAGCCCGCCCGACCAGTGGACGAGGTCCTTGATGGAGCGCGCCGCCAGCATGCTGCGATCGGCATCGAGCGGATCGATGCCCAGATCCTCCGGCCGCGTGATCGCGCCGCGCTCGCGCAGGCGCTGGACCGCTTTCGCGTCGCGGCCGCGGCCGATCGCGGTGTAGCCGGCGACGCCCCGGATCGCCTGCTCGCGCTCCTCGGCGCCGCGGCACAGCAGGAGATTCGCGATGCCCTCTTCCGTCACGATATGCGTGACGTCGTCGCCATAGATCATCACCGGCGCGAGATCGAGCTTGAGCTTCTCGGCCAGCGCGATGGCGTCGAGCTGCTCGACGAACAGCGGCACGTTCTTGTCGCCGAAGGTCTCCCCGATCTGCACCACCAGCTTGCGGCCGCGCCGCAGCAGGGGCGCGCCGTCGGGATCGGCCTCTTTGCCGGCCTGCAGCCAGGGGCCGCTCGGATGGCGCCGGCCCCGCGCATCCGCGCCCATGTTCGGCGCGCCGCCGAAGCCCGACACGCGCGAGGTCGTGACGGTCGAGGAATTGCCCTGCAGGTCGATCTGCAAGGTCGAGCCGATGAACATGTCGCAGGCATAGAGGCCCGCCGTCTGGCTGAAGGCGCGGTTCGAGCGCAGCGAACCGTCGGGGCCGGTGAAATAGATGTCCGGCCGGGCGCGGATGTAGTTCTCCATCCCGACTTCCGAGCCGAAGGAATGGATCTGCTCGACCCAGCCCGATTCGATCGCCGGGATCAGGGCCGGATGGGGGTTGAGCGCGAAGCGCGTCGCCACCTTGCCCTTCAGCCCCAGCTTCTCGCCATAGGTCGGCAGCAGAAGCTCGATCGCCGCGGTATCGAAGCCGATGCCGTGGTTCAGCCGCTTGACGCCATAGGGCGCGTAGATGCCCTTGATCGCCAGCATGGCGGTCAGGATCTGGCCTTCGGTGATCGCGGCAGGATCGCGGGTGAAGAGCGGCTCGACGAAGAACGGCTTGTCCGCCTTGACGACGAAATGCACCCGGTCGGCCGGGATGTCGACGCGCGGCACCTTGTCGACGATCTCGTTCACCTGGGCGATGACGACGCCGTCCTTGAAGGCGGTGGCCTCCACGATGGTCGGCGTGTCCTCGGTGTTCGGGCCGGTATAGAGATTTCCCTCGCGGTCGGCGCTCACCGCCGCGATCAGCGCGACGTTCGGTGTGAGGTCGATGAAATAGCGCGCGAAGAGTTCGAGATAGGTGTGCACCGCCCCGAGGTCGATCTTGCCGCCGAACAGCATGGTCGCGATGCGCGCCGCTTGCGGGCCCGAATAGGCGAAGTCGAGCCTCTTGGCGACGCCCTTGTCGAACAGGTCCAGATGTTCGGGCAGGACGACGCCGGACTGCACCATGTGCAGATCGTTCACCCTGGCGCGGTCGACCGCGACCAGCGCGGCGCAGAGCGTGTCCGCCTGTTTCTGGTTGTCGCCTTCCAGGCAGACCCGGTCGCCGGGCCGCAGGACGGCTTCGAGCAGGCGCGTGACGTCACGCGCCGCGACGAGCTTGCCTTGCGCGAATTTCGCGCCGGCCTCCAGGCGGGCCTGGCGCGCGTCGCGGCCCTGTTGCCAATTCGTCGTCATGTTCGCTCCTGGACGGCTTTCGCATGTCCGAGGTCAGAGATCGTGGGTCGGAACGGCGGCGATCCCGGGACTTCCGGCGATCGCCGCCGACCGTGCTCCGCGGCGCGCCTAGCGCTCGGCGCTGGCCGTGGAATTCTCCGCGTGCAGGGCGGCCTCGACGATCACCGCCGCGACCTCGGCCGGATGCGACGCGTATACCGCGTGGCTGGCGCCCTTGATCTCGGTGATGTGGCTCTTGGCCCGCGTGTAGTACCAGCGCTCCAGATCGGGGTTGATGATCTGGTCGCCGCCGGCGATGACTCCCCAGCTCGGCTTGGTTGTCCAGGCGGCGGCCGTGAGCGGCGTCGCGAAGACCGAGGCCTGGGCGTAGACCTGCGAATGCGACATGAACACGGCCTGCGCGTGCGGCAGATCGGGCGCGAAATGCTTCACGAAGAGTTCCGGGGCGAGATGGGTGAACCCGTCCGGCGACTTCACGATCGCTCCGGACAGCTTGGCCAGGACGCTCGGCGTCTTCGCGCCGAGGGCCGATTCGTCTTCGCCCACATTCGGCGCATGCGCCGCGACATAGACCAGGCCCACGACCTTCGGATCGACGCCGGCCTCGGTGACGATCGAGCCGCCATAGCTGTGTCCGACGAGGATGGTGGGGCCGTCCTGCTGGTCGATCACGCGCCGCGTCGCGGCGACGTCGTCGGCGAGCGAGGTCTCGGGCTCTTGCACCATCGCGACATGGAAACCCTTCTTGGAGAGGATGTCGTAGACGCCCTTCCAGCCCGACGCGTCCGCCCAGGCACCGTGGACGAGCACGATGTTCTTCACCGGGGCGGCGCTCGCGGCGATCGGCGCGGCGGTTGCAAGGAGGGAAGCGGCCACGAAGGCCAAGCAGGCTTTGGGCGTATTCATATTCTGGCTCCTGGGTTGCGGTCTGGCGGTTGCCCCCGTCGCGCAAGAGGATGGAATTGGACGCTCCTGCTTTCGATTGCACCTGCGGCTGCGCCGCCCCCCTTTGCGTTTGCCCGGGCGATACCTTGGTTTAGGTCACCAGGTCCGAATCCCGGCCCGGCGCGTCCGTCCGGTCGAAGTCCGTCCGTCCCCGGCTCTTGCGCGGCAGCGTCGTCATGCAGGCCGCGCTTCGCGACCTGATGCGCGGCGCGCGCGCATCGCCCTGCGGCGACGCGGCCGGAATGACGAAGCGGAATACGCTGCCGTGCGGATGGCTGGGCGTCGCCCACAACCGGCCGCCATGCGCTTCGACGATGGACCGGCAGATCGACAGCCCCAGGCCCATGCCGTCGACCTTGCTGGTGAACAGCGGATCGAAGATGCGGTGGATGTTCGCCGGATCGACTCCCGTGCCGGTGTCCTCGACGGCGATCAGCACTTCGGACCGCTCGGTGAGCTGCGTGCTGATCCGCAGCGTTCGCCGCCGGTCCTTCACCGCGCTCATCGCGTCGATGCCGTTCGCGACGAGGTTGGCGACGACCCGTTCCAATTGCACGCGATCGCCCTCGATCGGCGCGAGCGCTTCGACGAGTTCGGTCTCGACCGCGACGCCGTGGCGGCGCAGGTCGAAGCGCATGTGCTTGAGGACGTCTTCGATCACGTCGTTGATGTCGATGTCGGCCACCACGGGAGGGACGTCCCGGATGAGGTCGCGAACGCATCTGACGACGGCAGAGGCGCGATGGGTGCTTCCGATGATGTCTTCGATGGCCTGCTTGGCCTCGTCGAGATCCGGCGTGCCTTTCGTCAGGCACAGCATGGCGACATTCGCGTTGATCAGGATCGCGGCCAGCGGCTGGTTGACCTCGTGCGCGATATGCGCCCCGCTGACGTCCATGGCGGTCGGCCGGGTATAGCGCAGGACATCCATGCCGGCGGGTGCGTGTTCGTGTGTCGAAGCGAGTGTCGTGTCAGTCATGACGCAACTCCGAAGAAGG from Rhizomicrobium sp. carries:
- the mdcG gene encoding malonate decarboxylase holo-[acyl-carrier-protein] synthase gives rise to the protein MTLHFRPIDRPMRRHELIYVSLAAWHSLLATRKDLAAEPLVAQWVDKGWPLIGRRAAPGERPGVPLGLPLPPSAGKRRLSFVVPPEHIVSTAPPPTLSSVSRLAPRAWWPALYDLDELAAEHGVDARVFGSLAWHALTGLDYLTGRSDLDLLLHVHRDTDLPCLTAGIAAIEASAPMRVDGELIRDDGAAVNWREIRTGAREILVKSARGVALLDARLFLREEMSS
- the mdcE gene encoding biotin-independent malonate decarboxylase subunit gamma, with translation MMLDDVLAALFPGGHDVKTDGGVLFGSGALRAGGRALVIGVANRTAVGVDEAIRLSRFVLDSLETGSGPILVVVDSDSQRMSKRDELLGLNEFLSHLAKSLIFADIQGRPTIGLLYGHTAAGAFLATAMATRVLVGLPGATPAVMDLPSMSKVTKLSMEVLEAKAKSTPVFAPGLQNLAQTGAVHLTWEPAVPLVDQLEALLADMPDARDRRGELGKQRGGRLKARDIAERVHDLALQTH
- a CDS encoding biotin-independent malonate decarboxylase subunit beta, whose amino-acid sequence is MSAVHSPSDEMTSWYEVSARRRVDLLLDAGSFGEFIGPEQREISPHLKVFDLPEEFDDGIVVGRGMLGGSSVFVAAQEGRFMGGAFGEVHGAKLTGLLRAARDIKSVPVLILFDTGGVRLQEANAGELAIAEIMRAVIEARLAGVKVVGLIGGRAGCYGGGGLIAACCSALAVSEQGRIAVSGPEVIETNRGVEEFDSKDRALVWRTMGGKHRRLLGGADAFADDTVLAFRAAALDLLGSVGGFGVDILRAEQARLEDRLKRFGACADALDIWAAEGIADAAAIPGMPAGQFILIADRVRKDQP
- the mdcC gene encoding malonate decarboxylase acyl carrier protein, which produces MEDLNFHHTVGQRAGGARKMAIIGVVASGNLEVLAERVLPDGECLVEIKTAAEGFGEVWSAVIADFVERYPTGGLRFSINDGGARPDTVALRLAQAVRLMEDGR
- the mdcA gene encoding malonate decarboxylase subunit alpha, with protein sequence MTTNWQQGRDARQARLEAGAKFAQGKLVAARDVTRLLEAVLRPGDRVCLEGDNQKQADTLCAALVAVDRARVNDLHMVQSGVVLPEHLDLFDKGVAKRLDFAYSGPQAARIATMLFGGKIDLGAVHTYLELFARYFIDLTPNVALIAAVSADREGNLYTGPNTEDTPTIVEATAFKDGVVIAQVNEIVDKVPRVDIPADRVHFVVKADKPFFVEPLFTRDPAAITEGQILTAMLAIKGIYAPYGVKRLNHGIGFDTAAIELLLPTYGEKLGLKGKVATRFALNPHPALIPAIESGWVEQIHSFGSEVGMENYIRARPDIYFTGPDGSLRSNRAFSQTAGLYACDMFIGSTLQIDLQGNSSTVTTSRVSGFGGAPNMGADARGRRHPSGPWLQAGKEADPDGAPLLRRGRKLVVQIGETFGDKNVPLFVEQLDAIALAEKLKLDLAPVMIYGDDVTHIVTEEGIANLLLCRGAEEREQAIRGVAGYTAIGRGRDAKAVQRLRERGAITRPEDLGIDPLDADRSMLAARSIKDLVHWSGGLYAPPSKFRNW
- a CDS encoding alpha/beta hydrolase gives rise to the protein MNTPKACLAFVAASLLATAAPIAASAAPVKNIVLVHGAWADASGWKGVYDILSKKGFHVAMVQEPETSLADDVAATRRVIDQQDGPTILVGHSYGGSIVTEAGVDPKVVGLVYVAAHAPNVGEDESALGAKTPSVLAKLSGAIVKSPDGFTHLAPELFVKHFAPDLPHAQAVFMSHSQVYAQASVFATPLTAAAWTTKPSWGVIAGGDQIINPDLERWYYTRAKSHITEIKGASHAVYASHPAEVAAVIVEAALHAENSTASAER
- a CDS encoding HAMP domain-containing sensor histidine kinase; this encodes MTDTTLASTHEHAPAGMDVLRYTRPTAMDVSGAHIAHEVNQPLAAILINANVAMLCLTKGTPDLDEAKQAIEDIIGSTHRASAVVRCVRDLIRDVPPVVADIDINDVIEDVLKHMRFDLRRHGVAVETELVEALAPIEGDRVQLERVVANLVANGIDAMSAVKDRRRTLRISTQLTERSEVLIAVEDTGTGVDPANIHRIFDPLFTSKVDGMGLGLSICRSIVEAHGGRLWATPSHPHGSVFRFVIPAASPQGDARAPRIRSRSAACMTTLPRKSRGRTDFDRTDAPGRDSDLVT